A genomic window from Prunus persica cultivar Lovell chromosome G2, Prunus_persica_NCBIv2, whole genome shotgun sequence includes:
- the LOC18786156 gene encoding cation/H(+) antiporter 15 gives MSFARAYIAPFHNFLTIETIASLGLLYYMFMVGLELDFKPVKRAGKKALSIALAGLIVTVPLGAALHYFLLGDDSRWKYKGKRPTRYGPLVWGITLATTSFLDLARILADLKLLHSEVGRLALSAAVIAELCSWFLLVVTMSVMTAAGWRGFATTVAFVVVCVFVLRPALLWAIRCKFTENKKNNNNDMDLNVCFVLFGVVVFGFITQTCGSHFIVGPFVLGAIMPKKGEMKKMVMQRIQNYVYLLMMPLFFLFVGLRTDFRHVVYEDVENQVPYGAAHACRVMVVIVLSSASKIFTTFLVALIHKIQPWDSFTLGILMNTKGLLGLIILNSAKDLQVLDHRTFAVMMSAIWLMTVPVGPFLALGYKTTRASAQYKIRNIQSLEPDTELRILTYTHTSINVSGIVDLLEASNPSRQSWIYVFAVQLVELTGQASAMLIVHDACKANTNHTWANTEAQPEPFTSRNAFESYAKGRANVYVQALTTVSAYNTMHEDICNLAEEKCINLIIIPFHMQANIDGAMEDANPSLKGINSNVIEKAPCSVAVFVDRGLSMSHMTESYKDASQAYRHFAMFFIGGADDRESLTYAWRMAGNPRVNLKVVRFIVTPNNNEGNNNKETDPKVMEDSGREKQIDELYVDEFRLKSKHNPNIQFLEESVNSWEQILNLIRELEGEYDLYIVGRRHGSTSPAKAFSDHYLSQTDDQLGPLGEALLTTSFAINASILVVQQGAAVDEPEDENVSVI, from the exons ATGAGCTTTGCTCGCGCTTACATAGCTCCTTTCCACAACTTCTTGACAATAGAAACAATTGCAAGCTTGGGCCTCCTTTACTACATGTTCATGGTGGGTTTAGAGCTTGATTTCAAACCAGTAAAACGTGCTGGGAAGAAGGCTCTGAGCATTGCCCTCGCGGGCCTCATAGTCACTGTCCCCCTCGGCGCGGCTCTTCATTACTTTCTTCTTGGCGACGACTCTCGCTGGAAGTACAAGGGCAAAAGGCCCACCAGGTACGGGCCCTTGGTCTGGGGCATTACCCTCGCCACCACCAGCTTCCTCGACCTAGCTCGAATCCTCGCCGACCTCAAACTCCTCCATTCTGAGGTCGGTCGGCTTGCCCTATCCGCCGCCGTCATTGCCGAGTTATGCTCATGGTTTCTTCTTGTCGTGACCATGTCGGTAATGACTGCGGCCGGGTGGCGCGGGTTTGCGACCACCGTGGCCTTTGTAGTTgtctgtgtttttgttcttcgGCCTGCTCTCTTGTGGGCAATCCGCTGCAAATTTACCgagaacaaaaagaataataataacgATATGGACCTCAACGTGTGCTTTGTCCTGTTCGGTGTCGTGGTATTCGGGTTCATAACGCAAACATGTGGGTCCCACTTCATCGTCGGGCCTTTCGTGTTGGGAGCCATCATGCCCAAGAAGggagagatgaagaagatggtgaTGCAGAGGATCCAAAACTATGTGTATCTGCTCATGATGccccttttcttcttgttcgtCGGGCTAAGGACCGATTTCAGACATGTTGTTTATGAGGACGTTGAGAACCAAGTGCCCTACGGTGCAGCTCACGCGTGCCGTGTCATGGTGGTTATCGTTCTGTCTTCCGCTTCTAAGATTTTCACAACCTTTCTCGTCGCCTTAATCCACAAAATTCAACCTTGGGACAGTTTTACTCTTGGGATACTCATGAACACTAAAGGATTATTGGGACTCATCATTCTCAACTCTGCTAAGGACCTACAA GTCTTGGACCACCGAACGTTTGCAGTAATGATGAGTGCAATTTGGCTAATGACGGTTCCGGTTGGACCCTTCCTAGCCCTGGGTTACAAGACCACGAGGGCTTCCGCACAATACAAAATCAGGAACATACAAAGCTTAGAACCTGATACCGAGCTTCGAATCCTCACGTATACCCACACCTCCATTAACGTCTCCGGCATTGTAGACCTCCTCGAGGCTTCAAATCCATCCCGACAATCCTGGATCTACGTCTTCGCCGTCCAACTCGTGGAGCTCACCGGTCAAGCTTCGGCCATGCTCATCGTGCATGACGCTTGTAAAGCTAACACAAATCACACCTGGGCCAACACCGAGGCACAACCTGAGCCATTCACCTCTAGAAATGCCTTTGAAAGCTACGCCAAGGGAAGAGCAAACGTTTATGTTCAAGCACTCACGACCGTTTCAGCTTACAACACCATGCACGAGGACATATGCAATCTGGCCGAGGAGAAGTGCATCAACCTCATAATCATCCCGTTCCACATGCAAGCTAATATAGATGGCGCCATGGAGGATGCCAACCCTAGTTTGAAGGGCATCAACAGTAACGTGATCGAAAAGGCCCCGTGCTCCGTGGCGGTTTTTGTCGACCGCGGGCTTAGTATGTCCCATATGACCGAATCCTACAAGGACGCCTCCCAGGCCTACCGCCACTTCGCCATGTTCTTCATCGGAGGGGCAGATGACCGCGAGTCGTTAACGTATGCATGGAGGATGGCAGGAAATCCGAGGGTTAACTTAAAGGTTGTACGGTTTATCGTTACCCCAAATAACAACGAAGGCAACAACAATAAGGAAACTGATCCAAAGGTAATGGAAGACAGTGGGAGGGAGAAGCAAATAGACGAGTTGTACGTGGACGAGTTTAGGCTGAAGTCCAAGCACAACCCCAACATACAATTCTTGGAGGAGTCTGTGAATAGCTGGGAACAAATTCTGAATCTCATAAGGGAGTTGGAGGGTGAATATGACTTGTACATAGTGGGAAGACGGCATGGAAGCACATCACCAGCGAAGGCATTTTCGGATCATTATTTGAGCCAGACTGACGATCAGCTGGGACCTCTCGGGGAAGCATTATTGACTACAAGTTTTGCAATTAACGCATCCATTCTTGTAGTGCAGCAGGGGGCCGCTGTGGATGAACCAGAGGATGAAAACGTTTCGGTTATATGA